The Silene latifolia isolate original U9 population chromosome X, ASM4854445v1, whole genome shotgun sequence genome contains the following window.
GTCACTCTCAGTACTTTATCGTACTCTTTCTTTTCTAAATTTTCCGAGTTCTTACAtttactccccctaaaagagaacttcgtcccgaagtttgctATAAGTCTCACATGACACTCTCCCGGTAACCTACCATTATTGTCACAAGTTTTGTTCTCGAAAGGGTCTCGGCTTGTTTACTATGTCTATATGTTATGTGTGTCCAAGGTCGGTATCTATTGATGGGTTTTTATGTGTATGATTACTATATGTATGTACATGTATATGAGTACTCTTCGTGACTAGGCTGAACCACTCTTAATATTCAACGTATCATTCACATATCATGTTGGACCGCTACAACACATACTAGTGTTACAAACTCGTCATGTGGTGTGTACTTACTACTATTGTTTACTTTTGCACTACTATTACGAAATGCATACACATTTTCATGTATTTTATGTCATCCTATAAACATTTGTAGCTTGACTCATTCGACTCTTAGTAGGTCGGTATAGTTCAAAATTAAGGTCAAATGTGTCGTAGGTGGTATAAATTTCCTAGAAAGGGTCAAGTTTCAACGTACTCGGTCGAATTCAGCAGTTAATCGGCCGAGTCagagtcactcggtcgagtggtcacgccactcggtcgagtgggggtcTTTACAGGAGGTTTCCAGGTCTGTATttcggcctactcgatcgagtgacgacgtcgctcggtcgagtggatagggtactcggccgagtgtgtgacaccctcattcattgcaaaaaaaaaaagtaaacacataattctagataaaaactgcatagatatgtttgtaataggttcatttgggtaaaaccctgtaatttttaaaacctgaacctgttataaaaatatccaaatgggaaggtgtcaaacatgcaaggtccaaaataaatttcatgaatgaaacatcgcttaagtcgcgaaacaaagttatacaacccaagtatgagaaagggagacatatgtccctaaaaagtatatgacataaaaagtgtttaagggtcacaatataataaagccaatctaggtcccaaggttactttgctcgctagctcgtccatgtacctcatatatgcatcacctacctgtcaatcgcattttatacaaatacgaaagccacagtcggTGGgaagtaactccgagttctcccagccacgaaatgtcataattaatataacatgtaaacataagaatatgaatacgaataacACATAGTCTTAGcttatagatgctagacaatcgtgcttatcatgtgaacaacaatataacaacacatagtactagcatgtgaatactagaccgactcatactacactatcatgtgaatcacataacatccaggaatccaaactctatcaaccatagccggcttgcatctcaccttctatgattcatagaatcatcaaacaagaaaggacaatatatctagagacaggcataagttcttagacgatcaatagtcactcagtaactcgagtctataccacgaggtaaggtaaacaccctagtcctaaacctgcgcagacctagcgacatgcggaaagtaccgcatccaagacccatgatcacacacatgagtactcctaaggagtccaccaaagggttggctagtacttaagctgaccacatacttctaagagtacgtcaggaggtcatgccctaacttggatataagcccaccaagttaagacaaaaaggctattaagcggtgaacatacactcgtcaaagactataagggcctatctatgacgaaggccgaaatactcacctaggacctagtcccagtttgaatactttagcccactccacacaagacaagtaggacacccaattaaccataagaggggcaaagagtccaaacttgcacacacaaaagatcacacaccctagcatatgaaagactacgcaagagcatattcagctgacaatccaacaatatctccaatatcgatAATAATCCAGATTCCAgataaccaacagtaccataatccatgagaacaagctaaaatggcaaagaggcaatgaGACTccagcataaggcatccaaagcatccaacaaccaacatgtgaaatgataattacaaatatcaaggtataacataaacatccaataacaaccaatctcacctcaaagacaaaccctcgacccgagtcccgcgacgggtcatcggtcaaatcgaggctgaccggtttaaacctagtttgaccaaactcgttcggtcaaactgcccactcgagtcttggcctactttggcccaaatcacaaaattcatcacaatatcattctcatgccatttccaatttctatcatgtgaaagactatcaacataagaaaatatattccaacttacaaaataactaattccacaaaattctcgcataataaaatagcataaataaccgtctcacacaagggtaaacttttctataaattttaatcgataaaacgacgccatttactcatacggactccgaattgagtgattcaagtggctaaaccacctaatttttcgatgccgttcaatctgtcatatttttggaaacattggaaaacgTCTCGGTCAATCCGACGCGttcagccaaaacacggacttgtcacaacacataattcctcatccaaatttgttccaaacaataatatacaaatgggtgacataaactaaatataagcatactcatcttactccattcattcatttatcaacaagatcgtctcaaacaacaacaaacaacaacaaacacaactactaatgtgacattaattcgtcgagtaactcggaatagttaccttaagctagcaaagagacaagtaataacttgagaaagcttctaaaacccaaaattactcttcatcttcaacaacatataagtcacctaactcatcttcaaattcttcacctataaaaacaacaaaacacaattattaagcttaaattcgaaaccctaataaaaagtgtcttaaacaaaaattgggagaaatgaaaataaagcttactagtagatgaggattgaagagaggattccaaatatataatttttatgagatttggtgtagaaatgaaggatttatggtggatttagggattgtaaggaggatttttagtgggtttttggtgtttgagagaaggaggagataaattgagttatggaggaaatgaaaattggaagtggggacaaatggagggtaggtggccagccagAAGGCATGGAGAGATggatcatttgtttacgttttggttcgtttcgacggaaattagaaatattcgtcgaacgcgatttccgagaaaattaaagttcttaaacacgattttactaaaagattaagtactcatatgcccaatatccaaactcgtttacccaacgaccgtaagaaatgggaaaatcccaattttacgacttttatccgaaatctattttatcaaaggaaaaggtttaaatatagtttaaatcacttttaaacatttctaaactatcaaaaatgattacatttcttcaaaataaaataaggttatattttatcaaataaattttatttcaaataaattaatattaaattaaaatagattaaaatattactcttaaaatataataaaggttttcaaatttacggggtgttacagagtGTCACTGGGTAGCCTAAATTCTCGGCCACTAATGGCCTCCAAGTTCCCATATGGTCAAGCATACATGCAATGGAGTCCCAACCATGTTCACCACTACATTCAATCATACAAGGTCCACTAGTATTGGCCTTATGACTGGCTTACAACACAAGAATTAAAGTGTTCAAAGTTCTAACCGATAACGAAAAGTCCTAAGGAGTCCGAATCATAAAACCGCCACTACGCGGAGGGCTTCCTCTTCTTGCCGGTGTTTGACACCCATCTTGCCCATCCGGAACGACTCTTCACCGTCTTGCTTCCTCCTTAAGcttgctcctcctccttgtcctCTTCCTCTTTTTCATTCTCCTCCTCTTCCCCCGGTGCCCTACAAGCCTCCTCTTCCCATACCTCATCATGGTCCATGGCCTCCGCCGCCGCAGATGTTCCCGCCTCACTTCCACTCCTTTGGTAGACATTGCTAGGATAGATCCCGGCATCACCCATGTATGGGTCACGCAAGTGTCCCACGCCGAAAGGAAAGTTGATCTCCTAATCCAATGGTTGGATACCATAGGCCTTGAAGACTCCGGAGGTGTTTCCGGGTCCGGACCAAAAGCTAGGGCGGTGGACGGGTCGTACTCCTTGATTATAGGTCGCCTCGTGCATGTCTCTCAACACAAGGTTGGTGTTCACTCGGTGTATGAGGTACAACATGGGATAGTTGGAGTCAAATGTGGGTGGGGCTTGGCCGAAGTTCCCGGCATATGGTGGGGGCATCATAGTTGTAGGCATGAAGTGGGGAAAAAATGTGGGAGCTTGCTCGACAGGAGCATGGGGTGAGGGAGGTAACGGAGGTGCCTCCCGCTTTTCAGTAGCATCATCTAGGTCAAAAGTAAGGCTATTAAGGATAGTATACCTTTGGGCCTCGGGGAGGGGTGATCCCTCTCTCTCTAAAGGGGAAGTCGGGGGTAGATCTCACTGGCGGGGAGCTTCATATACCACTCATCATCAACCCTCCAAGAGTAGATGTCGTCCTCCTCCCCATCCACAATCCAAGACTGAGCCCTCAACCAATCAAGGTCAAAATAAACAACTTTCTTGGACATGGGTGCATCCACCGCCCCCGGTTCGTAAGCTAACAAGTTCTTGGCCAACCGAGTCACCAAGGCTCCACAATCTAAGGAGCATTGGTCCGACTCGGTCATCCTCCCAAGGGCAAGACACACTAAAGACACGACATTGAAGTGGAAACGACTTTCATGGCGGGGGTTAAGGTAGGAGCTCAAGATCAACACCTCCGTGGAgttgagcttgctcgggtccttCCTCCCATAGAGGAGGTTGGTCAAGGAGCGCAAGAAAATCTTTAGGACGGAGTGCTCAATGTCACTAGTCTTCATATTACTCACACTAACCTTTTCCTTACTCGTGTAAAGATGATAATACTTTGAAGCTTTCATGTCTTTCTCAACCTTATCATGGTGACCCACGACTCGCTTACCCACCCATAGATGGTCGGCAAAAGCATCACTACCTAGGTTGAAAGGGGTATTATTGAGCCTAAAACTCACATTATGGGTCTCCTTGTCATAGGtgaaggagctcaaaaactcaagggtgAGGTTGTGATAACTTATCTCCTCCAAATTATACAAACCCTCCAATCCAAGAACCGTGAAAATGTTATGCACCTCCTTCTCTATCCCTAAGGCCTCCAAGGTACTTACCGACGTGCACTTGGTCGGGGCCATCCTCCTAGTGGCTAGGACCTCGAACTTATCCTGGTGCTCCTCACTCCCAAAAGCTATAGACGGGTAGTCCGGGAGGGTGATAGCGGGCTGTGCCTCTTGTTGAGGTTGGCGagcgttccttccacgaccgGTTCTAGCGTTCCTTGCCATGCTACAAGAGAATCACACACAAGATATGGAATGGGAAAGGTAAGAATTGGAAGTAAATGTTTGATGTGAACGAAGATTTTCTCAACTTCTCAAATTGATGAATATCAAATGAAAGGGATCTCCAAGATAGTTTCTTTGCATTTTAACCAACCTTTAAAAAAATTTACATGTTACAAATTCTTTTCCGGAAGTCAAAGGCTTTTGTGACATAATACGGTTTTAAAACATGACTTTCATaacatgtattattcatatccaTCATTCAACTTGATCAATCTTGACTCAACCATGACACGCTACACTAGTTTCTTATCATATTAACCATTTATCCACACTTTAAGGTCTTACTTAAGGGGTTACATGTTGTTGTCATCAATTTAACTTGTTAAGCTTGATAAAATGAGAATTAGTTGGGCAAAAATTTTAAAAGAGATCCGGGCAAGTGAAATACTTCTTTGTTATTTCAAAGTCTTTGAGTCGATCAAATTTTTAAGCGTAGGGCTACTTCAAGTATCATGGTTTGGGGTTTCGGAGAAATCATGAGAAAGTGACTCAAGTAGTAAACAAATAAATTTAGGAATTGACATGGTTAGTGTCGGATTTTTCAAGAATTTGAGGCAAAATTTTTCTTAATCCCTCTTATAGAATAGTAATAACCATAAAATTCCCAATCCCATaacatggaaaaattatcttTAAGATATGAAAAGGCATTGTTCATGGAAAAATTTCACccaaattttaagacaaaattggTTTCATTTTGGGACCACATACCACATTAGCACCCAAGATAATGGTCTCATAAGGCAATTAAACCAAGTTTTTACTCATGAAAAATCGAAAATTGGGCATGACTTGtctaaaattcgaaaatttaagacgaagttttaagatGAAATGTATACATATTAAACAAGATCCACTCATgacaacaaaggttaagcctttgttgtccaattaaacacaacaacaatcaacaaaacCCCATTATTGACTCAAGAACACCATTTTCGAGTTAAACAATGGTGGACAAAATTTTAtcacaaaaatttgatttttatcaacAACAATGGTGTAAAAAGCTTACTAGTATAATGAATTAAGCAAAatgaacaactaattaacaaaactCAGGATTTAAGAGTAGATCTAAGAAAACTCAAATTGGGGAAAAAGATGCAAGAAGTTGAATATGCTTACCTGACTAATTAGTGggattagatgagaaaagtggagtAATTGGATGAATTCCAAGCAAAATAGAACAACAATGGAGGTTTTTGGGGAATTTTGGTGAAGAAACAGATGAAGATATGAAGATCTTAAGATAGGAATGAGGAATTGGGGAAAATAAGGGCTATTAGCCGAGTGGTCCAACCCGTGtgaacccactcggtcgagtgccgagtgtactcggtcgagtacgactCCACTAGGTCGAGTGGATGACCCACTCgatcccactcggtcgagtgacgggtTTTTCCAAAATGTATTTCCTCCTGGAACTggggccactcggtcgagtcaagggtccactcggtcgagtgttagcttactcggccgagttggtaCTCGCACTTGGTCAAGTGATTCCGTTGGGTTTAAATTTTCAACAGAATTTTATCGATGGATTTCCTGCAAGACAATACAAGATTCGGGAGTCCACCGTCTATTGGTGACTCGTCCCGAGTTAGTTCATACGTTGTTCTACGCACCTTCTATGGTGCACTACCGTAACACTAGTGGCTACTCCACTAGCATCCATCACTACTCATACATGATCAAGGACACTAATAGGCATTTAATTGACACACAATGTGATGCAAAGATTGAAACCATTACCCACACACCAACACATGTTAACCATTTCCGAAGCACGCTACTCACACTAATCTAAGCATTCAACTTCCATACACATGTGAAATTCATAGCATGCAAGAGTCTAACCACAACCATATTATTCATGCAATCACACAGTATTGTCTATATCATTCACTCTTACTTGTAACCACCCATGTTGTGACCAACCGAggcaataggcactagttttgacaTGAGGGCGCTCACTCATCTaaaaccgatctcctattatACTCGTgtagggttcattttattagacacacgtAGGTTCATTTTcgctcattggtttaggttccaaaatcgaagctctgataccactttgtaacacccctttcTTACCTGGCCAAGGTAATGGGGAGATGTtacttctcggtttcccgaggtagtgaaatcagagccgcaattaagaaacaattaacataatcAAGTGACTTTAACAACTTCAGCTTATCTTCGTATCTTCTCATCTTGTTTTCGTCTTGCCGACTCCGCGGTGCCCCATTTTACTCTTTTGCTCCACAAATGCATCCAATCTACATTAAAAcaccaaaaggcggaagtatagacatttctaatataaacggcatataattaacatattataacacaaaaccgtctcaaaggcaactaaggggaggcataaatgtgtatataattatgactcatcaaactacCTGAaaccaactctttgcttgtccctaagcaaagcaCTAACACCATACAAAGACAAacatacaaatggtgaatgaataactcagagctaatatcgatgcacatacaaatcccaagctatccatatctataacaaagtaatgaccaaaaattttgccaataaaacaaattcaaaagcatgGGTAATAGAAGAACGCAGCTCAACTCAAGATGTAACATGATACCGTGACTCAGCCAAATTCCTttcaatcttgcaagacaaattaatTGGATTCTCGCGGAtacactcatgcactcataaggggtaagttatatgtaagatagaagaataaagacactcactgaacttatgaaacatgcatgcaatctaatgtgatagaaatttctccaactagTACGTATTCACAACAAAgataaaagtacatgtatcaaggacaatagggtggcaaatgggcaagggtatagaagtggtttgtgccaaagcacgtatggatatgtgaggctaagacggtagtcgcaacgCTAAACCAAAAAccaattctaataataataaacataaccatcccaactagagaaatcatctcaactttgacaacatatgagagaatatGAAAGACTCTCCAAAagtgcattagactctagtatATACCACATAATCTCTTAACAAAAGCAAATGAAGCAATGtctctatttttttctttctttttctcctcttttttcggattttttttttttttcgaattattttttttttctctttttttctttttttttatttgctcCATATGTTTCTtcttttttcaacataagagaTTAACATAATTGCTTATAAAATTAAAGCTATTACCCATATGACATAAAAATCTCAATCCCAACCAAAGTAGATAAAATAACATGaaactcaagcaactgcgactgtcccaaaaaggtaggcaaattctagattATAGTTATGCAAATAGGATATGAAATGGCTAtaaggttcaaacgggctaacaaaacaaggtaatgtatggcttacttgaacggtaagaaccgcctttcccgatgtacttaatcatatgaacgcgcaaaaagttaagaaactaatgttgtgcttatgcagtttgatattacacattccacaaggagaaccacACTCTTTAGGctaattgacaaatgagaccagtttaaTAATATTCCTGGCCTAGAAAGCTCTAtaaacctcagaaatttaagtggtttaccaacataatAATGTCAAATTTACTTGACATAAGGCATATTattacggtcaagacttgagttatgAGCTTTGCTTATCCTAAATAAcatgtcaaaacaatgtacatggacaacttaaatgggattcaaatgcaaagacaaagcaaattatcatcattgctaaacaattcaccaagactcaacATGAaataaagaaaaacatgttttttgaattttataatttttttaaaatttttatggatttttttatataaatgcacACTACATAATTAAAAGACACAACTGAAATAAATATTCTCccctaaacctaaatgtcacaattTCCTCAATGTGACGCCTAACAGCACAACCATCAAAACAAACACCAGCAACAACCTAGAGGACACTTACTAACAAAGGAAAGGGAAAGACTAGATAACtaaagataatacaataaaaagaAAGTGCAAAAAAGGATAGTACCGGTCCGTATATAATAGCTCCACTCCCCCAAACCTGTTGAATGTCAAGAAGAAGGAGCACACAGTACTAGAGTTTCATGCCAGGCGCGAAAAGCCAGCATAGTCAGTGAGCAGCACGAAGACCGTCCCTCAATTTTGAGGCAACAATGGATATATAGTAGCATTAAAGTAGACACCAGGTCAACCGAATATGGCTCGTTATAGCAGAATTTGAGCCACTGATCTGGATAACCAAATAACATAATCGGACAGAGGTAGGTCAGCAGCAATGAGAGCCTTCACAAATCCATCCTCACACAGTTGAGGAAACTCAAAACCTACAAATTGAATCAGCAGGTGCATATTTGCCTAACCCTTCCTCTCAAATGCAAGCTAACAAAAATTTAATGTCACCACAAGCTAACAGCAATCAGCAATTGCATTGTATTCGACAAAACCAGTCACAAAAATTCCAACTTCCGGTCGAACAAGAGGTCAGCAAGAAATGCCTCAGAAATGTCATATCGAAAGTCAAGAGCCGACCAACTTATAAAGCAGTGACCCCAAGATAACAGAACTCGTCCCACTCCATCAACGTTGGACTTAAAATAGCAGAAATCGAGCCATTAAAATCCAGCAGAAATCATCGAACCACACCAACATGGAGCCAAAAGTTACAGTAAACATTTGCTTAACTCACACAACGACTCAAACAAACTTGACATAGCAAAAGTGAGTCAAAATGACCCCGAAATTAGTATACATCCAACCTTTCCAAGGGCTCGATATAGCAGGAATCGAGCCTAGCGAATCCTCGGAATTCACACAAATGGAACTCGCATACGCAGAAAACCGGTGTTCCGACGCAGCAGAAATCAAACCCAGCAAAAACATGTCATTTTAGATCGCAACTCATACATTAAGATTGCTAGAAACTCATACCTTCATCAGCAACGACACCGAAATCAAGCTACCAGATATATCGCCCAAATCAGCATCAAAATCGACTCGGATAAGGCGCGAAATTCGACCCTTAATTCTAATGGCAGCAACTCATTTTTGGCCAGAAATACACCCATTTTGTCCCATATTGTCGCTCAAACATCAATACAAATGAACTCAAAAATTAACACAATAAATGGACACCATAATATTATTGAAGCTAACCACAATCTGAACAAAGTGAAACCCGGAAAATACACCTTATTTGCTGCCGAATTTCGAACCTCCATCTGCAGCAGGAACTAGATGAAGCCACCCAAAAATAGCTCTCCCCAATTAGCATCAAACTTGACCCAATTTACAGCGAGAAAACTACGCCCAAATCGTCTTCAATTAGTACCCAAATGCGATTTGATTCCTGCCCAGAAACCAATCAGactgatttgatagcaatgaaaTTGGGGT
Protein-coding sequences here:
- the LOC141623639 gene encoding uncharacterized protein LOC141623639 — encoded protein: MARNARTGRGRNARQPQQEAQPAITLPDYPSIAFGSEEHQDKFEVLATRRMAPTKCTSVSTLEALGIEKEVHNIFTVLGLEGLYNLEEISYHNLTLEFLSSFTYDKETHNVSFRLNNTPFNLGSDAFADHLWVGKRVVGHHDKVEKDMKASKYYHLYTSKEKVSVSNMKTSDIEHSVLKIFLRSLTNLLYGRKDPSKLNSTEVLILSSYLNPRHESRFHFNVVSLVCLALGRMTESDQCSLDCGALVTRLAKNLLAYEPGAVDAPMSKKVVYFDLDWLRAQSWIVDGEEDDIYSWRVDDEWYMKLPASEIYPRLPL